A window of Methylobacterium bullatum genomic DNA:
GCCGAAGATCGAGGCGATGGAGCGGTCCTCGCCCACCGCCCGTTCGAGGAGGCGGGTGGAGGGGACGCGCCCCAGTTCCCGCATCTCCTCGGTGAAGCCCTTGAGGCGCTCCATGCCGGGCTTGATGCGGCGGAAGCCGTCCTCGACGATGTAGCCGTTGCGGCCATGCGCGGTGACCAGCCGCTGCTGGCGCAGGGCATCGTAGCATTGCTGGACGGTCTTCCTGCTGATGCCGAGGTCGAGGGCCAGCTTTCGCTCGGCGGGCAGGGTGGCTCCGGCGGCAAGAAGACCATCCGTGATCATGGCCCGGAACTGGTGCTCCAGTTGCCGATACATCGGGAGAGCCGTGTCGTTCTGGATGCGGAGGCTTGCGAAAACGCTTGGTGTTCTGGTCAATGCGGCGGCATCGTAGGAAGGGCGGGCAGGGCGCGCGTCACACTCCCTCCCTTATATGACCTTGCGACGGACTAGCCACATGGGAAGCGCCTTCGTGCTCGGCAGTTTCGTCGCGGCGGGCACATTCCGGGTCGACCGGCTTCCCCGTCCCGGCGAATCGCTGCTGGCCTCCGCCGTCGCCTGGGAAGCGGGCGGCAAGGGATTCAACGTCGCCGCCGGCCTCCGCCGCCTCGGCGTCGAGGTGGACGGCCTGATCCCGGTGGGGACGGACCATCTCGCGGCGCTGGCCGAGCCGGCACTTGTGCGGATGGGCCTGGCGGCCTCGATGATACGGGTCCATCCCGGCTCCACCGGCATCGGCGTCGGCTTCGTCGGAGCCGATGGCGAGAACTGCCTCGCGGTCCATCCCGGTGCCAACCTGCTCCTGTCGCGGGAGACCGTGCGTGCGGCGGCGGGGCGCATCGCCTCCGCCGCGATGGTGCTCGCGCAGTTCGAGATAGGCGACGGCCCCATCGCCGAAGCCTTCGCGATCGCCCGCGACGCCGGCGTCCCGACCCTGCTCAACCCATCGCCGTTCCGGATGCCGGCGCGGGACATTCTGGCCTCCACCACGATCCTCGTGGTGAACGAGACCGAGGCGGAGGCCCTTTTCGGATCCCTGTGCCCCGGACAGGCCGGCACCGGTCCTCTGCGCACTGCGGCGGAAGGGCTCGGGCGGGCGCTGCGGGAGCGCGGCGTCGAGGTGCTGGCGATCACCTTCGGCGCGGCCGGGGCGCGGATCGTCCTCGGCGGTTCGACGATCCTCGATCAGCCGGCCTACCCGGTGGTCGCCATCGACACGATGGGGGCCGGCGACGCCTTCACCGCGGGCCTCGCGGCCGGGCTCGCGGCGGGCAGGCCCTGGGATGCGAGCTGCCGGATGGCGGCGGCCTGCGGCGCCCTCATGGTGACCCGCGCCGGAATCCTCGGCGGCTTGCCCGATCCGGGGGAGGTGACGGCCTTCCTCCGCGCCCACGTGCCTGGGGCGACGGCCCCATGACCCGAAGACCATGACCCGCGTCCCGTTCGCGGACGCAAGACGAGGAGCACACCCGTGGCTGTGACGATCCGTGCCCTGGACCCGTCCTATGCGACGCTGGGGATCGCCCTTCACTTCCTCGCCCGCCGCGCGCCCTTCTCCGGTTTCCGTTTCGGCGACCTGACCCAGACCGTGGACGACCAGATCCGTCGCTGCCACGCGCTCTTCGCCTTCGACGACAGGCGGGTCGTCGGCTATCTCGGATGGCATCTCTACAGCCACGCGGAGGCCCGCGACTTCGCCCGGACGGGGAAGCCGCCGCCCCTCGACCGGCCCGACGGCGCGGATGTGGCCTGGGTGATGACGGCGGCCGCTTCCGTGCCCCAGACGCTGATGGCGCTCGTGGAGGCGGGCAAGGCCCTGAACATCGGCCGCCGGGCGATGGGCGTGCGCTACAGGAAGACGGGCAAGCGCGTGATCTTCGATCAGCTGATCGCGCCGCGTCGCGCGACGACGGGCGCCGTCCGGGACGAGGATG
This region includes:
- the rbsK gene encoding Ribokinase, which produces MGSAFVLGSFVAAGTFRVDRLPRPGESLLASAVAWEAGGKGFNVAAGLRRLGVEVDGLIPVGTDHLAALAEPALVRMGLAASMIRVHPGSTGIGVGFVGADGENCLAVHPGANLLLSRETVRAAAGRIASAAMVLAQFEIGDGPIAEAFAIARDAGVPTLLNPSPFRMPARDILASTTILVVNETEAEALFGSLCPGQAGTGPLRTAAEGLGRALRERGVEVLAITFGAAGARIVLGGSTILDQPAYPVVAIDTMGAGDAFTAGLAAGLAAGRPWDASCRMAAACGALMVTRAGILGGLPDPGEVTAFLRAHVPGATAP